The proteins below come from a single Zonotrichia leucophrys gambelii isolate GWCS_2022_RI chromosome 3, RI_Zleu_2.0, whole genome shotgun sequence genomic window:
- the PEX13 gene encoding peroxisome biogenesis factor 13 isoform X1 yields MAATPPPKPWESRRLPGTATAFQSADLGDSVLTRPGQPAVARIPPPVLPRPSQQTSSSLSAFRPAYSSSFSPGYGSYGSSFYGSYSPYSYGYGGLGYNRFCAEAVPPSRFVQQAEESSRGAFQSIESIVHAFASVSMMMDATFSAVYNSFRAVLDVANHFSRLKIHFTKVFSAFALVRTVRYLYQRLRRLLGLRQSCDNEDLWAESEGKVARAGLEDKAANSAKSWPIFLFFAVILGGPYLIWKLLSTYSEEETVSSNWASGEDDHVVGRAEYDFNALSEEEISFRAGDMLRLAPKEQQPKIRGWLLASYDGQTTGLVPANYIKILGKRRGRRAVDLERSAEQRPAFPSTAARGAPAAAAAVTLEEQEAAFETVFAGSSKAPAASDSAVAAGEKQEL; encoded by the exons ATGGCGGCGACGCCGCCGCCCAAGCCCTGGGAGTCGCGGCGGCTGCCGGGCACCGCCACCGCCTTCCA GTCGGCTGACCTGGGTGACAGCGTGCTGACCCGGCCCGGGCAGCCCGCGGTGGCGCGGATCCCCCCGCCCGTCCTGCCCAGGCCCTCCCAGCAGACGAGCAGCAGCCTGAGCGCCTTCAGGCCGGCCTACAGCAGCTCCTTCTCGCCGGGCTATGGCTCCTACGGCTCCTCCTTCTACGGCAGCTACAGCCCCTACAGCTACGGCTACGGGGGGCTGGGCTACAACCGCTTCTGCGCCGAGGCCGTGCCCCCCAGCCGGTTCGTGCAGCAGGCCGAGGAGAGCAGCCGCGGCGCCTTCCAGTCCATCGAGAGCATCGTGCACGCCTTCGCCTCCGTCAGCATGATGATGGACGCCACCTTCTCCGCCGTCTACAACAGCTTCAGGGCCGTGCTGGATGTGGCCAACCACTTCTCCCGCCTCAAGATCCACTTCACCAAGGTGTTCTCGGCCTTTGCCCTCGTGAGAACTGTCAGGTACCTCTACCAGCGCCTGCGGCGCCTGCTGGGGCTGCGGCAGAGCTGCGACAACGAGGATCTGTGGGCTGAGAGCGAGGGCAAAGTGGCTCGCGCCGGCCTCGAAGACAAGGCGGCTAACTCTGCGAAATCCTGGCCCATTTTCCTGTTCTTTGCTGTCATACTGGGAGGCCCCTACCTGATTTGGAAGCTGCTTTCTACATACAGTGAGGAGGAAACAG TGTCTAGTAACTGGGCGAGTGGAGAAGATGACCATGTAGTTGGAAGAGCAGAATATGATTTCAATGCTCTCTCAGAAGAAGAAATTTCTTTCCGTGCTGGTGACATGCTAAGATTAGCACCCAAAG AACAACAGCCCAAGATCCGTGGTTGGCTCCTGGCCAGTTACGACGGCCAAACAACAGGACTTGTGCCAGCTAATTACATCAAAATCCTGGGCAAAAgaagagggaggagagcagTGGACCTGGAGaggagtgcagagcagaggccagcctttcccagcacagctgccagaggagcccctgctgctgctgctgctgtgactttggaggagcaggaggcagctttTGAGACTGTTTTCGCTGGAAGCAGCAAAGCTCCTGCGGCATCGGACTCcgctgtggctgcaggagagaAGCAGGAGCTCTGA
- the PEX13 gene encoding peroxisome biogenesis factor 13 isoform X2, which produces MGVRPLGPAGPAPLRRAQRSADLGDSVLTRPGQPAVARIPPPVLPRPSQQTSSSLSAFRPAYSSSFSPGYGSYGSSFYGSYSPYSYGYGGLGYNRFCAEAVPPSRFVQQAEESSRGAFQSIESIVHAFASVSMMMDATFSAVYNSFRAVLDVANHFSRLKIHFTKVFSAFALVRTVRYLYQRLRRLLGLRQSCDNEDLWAESEGKVARAGLEDKAANSAKSWPIFLFFAVILGGPYLIWKLLSTYSEEETVSSNWASGEDDHVVGRAEYDFNALSEEEISFRAGDMLRLAPKEQQPKIRGWLLASYDGQTTGLVPANYIKILGKRRGRRAVDLERSAEQRPAFPSTAARGAPAAAAAVTLEEQEAAFETVFAGSSKAPAASDSAVAAGEKQEL; this is translated from the exons ATGGGGGTTCGTCCCCTCGGGCCGGCCGGGCCCGCTCCCCTGCGGCGGGCTCAAAG GTCGGCTGACCTGGGTGACAGCGTGCTGACCCGGCCCGGGCAGCCCGCGGTGGCGCGGATCCCCCCGCCCGTCCTGCCCAGGCCCTCCCAGCAGACGAGCAGCAGCCTGAGCGCCTTCAGGCCGGCCTACAGCAGCTCCTTCTCGCCGGGCTATGGCTCCTACGGCTCCTCCTTCTACGGCAGCTACAGCCCCTACAGCTACGGCTACGGGGGGCTGGGCTACAACCGCTTCTGCGCCGAGGCCGTGCCCCCCAGCCGGTTCGTGCAGCAGGCCGAGGAGAGCAGCCGCGGCGCCTTCCAGTCCATCGAGAGCATCGTGCACGCCTTCGCCTCCGTCAGCATGATGATGGACGCCACCTTCTCCGCCGTCTACAACAGCTTCAGGGCCGTGCTGGATGTGGCCAACCACTTCTCCCGCCTCAAGATCCACTTCACCAAGGTGTTCTCGGCCTTTGCCCTCGTGAGAACTGTCAGGTACCTCTACCAGCGCCTGCGGCGCCTGCTGGGGCTGCGGCAGAGCTGCGACAACGAGGATCTGTGGGCTGAGAGCGAGGGCAAAGTGGCTCGCGCCGGCCTCGAAGACAAGGCGGCTAACTCTGCGAAATCCTGGCCCATTTTCCTGTTCTTTGCTGTCATACTGGGAGGCCCCTACCTGATTTGGAAGCTGCTTTCTACATACAGTGAGGAGGAAACAG TGTCTAGTAACTGGGCGAGTGGAGAAGATGACCATGTAGTTGGAAGAGCAGAATATGATTTCAATGCTCTCTCAGAAGAAGAAATTTCTTTCCGTGCTGGTGACATGCTAAGATTAGCACCCAAAG AACAACAGCCCAAGATCCGTGGTTGGCTCCTGGCCAGTTACGACGGCCAAACAACAGGACTTGTGCCAGCTAATTACATCAAAATCCTGGGCAAAAgaagagggaggagagcagTGGACCTGGAGaggagtgcagagcagaggccagcctttcccagcacagctgccagaggagcccctgctgctgctgctgctgtgactttggaggagcaggaggcagctttTGAGACTGTTTTCGCTGGAAGCAGCAAAGCTCCTGCGGCATCGGACTCcgctgtggctgcaggagagaAGCAGGAGCTCTGA